One genomic region from Thermodesulfobacteriota bacterium encodes:
- a CDS encoding nucleotidyltransferase domain-containing protein produces the protein MEKIERVKRCLLRYQPQKIIIFGSCAREDADEYSDIDVVVIKQTDKRFIERLIEAAKFLDNDLGKVDVFVYTDEEFEEMKRSGNPFIEKVLKEGRVIYQA, from the coding sequence ATGGAAAAGATTGAAAGAGTAAAAAGATGTCTTTTGAGGTACCAGCCGCAAAAAATCATCATTTTTGGTTCATGCGCTCGTGAAGACGCGGATGAGTATAGCGATATTGATGTGGTTGTAATTAAGCAGACGGACAAACGTTTCATTGAAAGACTGATTGAGGCTGCTAAATTCTTGGACAATGATCTTGGAAAAGTTGATGTATTTGTTTATACAGATGAAGAGTTTGAAGAAATGAAACGCAGTGGTAATCCTTTCATTGAGAAAGTCTTAAAAGAGGGGAGGGTCATTTATCAAGCTTGA
- a CDS encoding HEPN domain-containing protein, whose amino-acid sequence MKLEKEEALRWLSQAEHNLKVARHNLDGGFYSDVCFMSEQSAQVALKAFLIAKKRRRIVEHSVQELAAMCSQRDRDFEEFIEYGKILDRYYIPTRYPDALASPAVPYKTYNEEDALNAISLAEKIIEAVRSKLK is encoded by the coding sequence ATCAAGCTTGAAAAAGAAGAGGCTCTAAGATGGCTTTCACAGGCTGAGCATAATCTTAAAGTTGCTAGACATAATCTGGACGGAGGATTTTATTCGGATGTATGTTTTATGTCTGAACAGAGCGCACAGGTAGCGCTAAAGGCGTTTTTAATCGCAAAAAAACGCCGCCGCATCGTGGAACACTCTGTTCAGGAGCTTGCAGCGATGTGCAGTCAGCGTGATAGGGACTTTGAAGAGTTTATTGAATACGGCAAGATTCTTGACCGCTACTACATACCCACCCGTTATCCAGATGCGCTTGCAAGTCCTGCGGTGCCATACAAAACCTATAATGAAGAAGATGCCCTTAATGCGATATCATTAGCTGAAAAGATTATTGAGGCTGTTAGAAGTAAGTTGAAATAA